TTGTAAACACCTAAGTAGCGAGGCACCCGGTTCCATCCGGGAATCCATGGTGTCAAAGCCAGAATCAACCAGACAACAAACCCAATACTTAATGCTAAAGCATCATTAGCCGACGAATTTGCGACCCAAGGCCATTGATAAATCCATGTTGGAATGGTCATCCACCAAGCTCCGGGATATCCGGGAACAGCCGAATGGATAATGCCCCATTGTTCTCCTTTCAGTTGCAAGGGTGCAGCCGCTTGGTGTAATGGGTCACCTTGAAGGAAGAGCAAGTAATTTTGATTGTTAAATCGCGTCACCACATTCGGGTTGCGAATTAAGGCTCCCGACATCAACCCACTTTTACCCAGCTGCAATGTGGCATTCATTAATGCCGGAACCGGCCCGTAATTACCAGGCGGGACTACGACTTGACCGTTAACAAATTGCCCATGGGCTAATAACGCTGCTTCATAGTTATTTGCCCAAAGAATTTGCTGGGCCCGTGAGGCACTTTCAAAGGTACGCAATGCCGGGGTAATTTTCGGATTAATAGTCGCTGCCATAGTCAAGGGATGGAGAATAAAATCTTGTTCCGCGTTGATGGGATGCCAAATGCCAGAAAGTTTCTGTAATCCTGATTCAACGTTGCCAGTGCCATTGTTATATGGCGGACCATAATTCGCGATACGGCCTTGCCCATTAAGGTCCCGGGTTGCCATCGCCTCAAAGGCTACCGGATTTTGTGTGGCATAGCTTTTAATGGTTAACGGTGTTTTTTCTGGAACTCCAAAGAGCCCTGCCAACACTAAGACCAAGACAATGATAATTCCAAGTGTTGACATCAAATGTTTCATAAAATCTTCGGGTACGTAACGATAATCATGGACCATCTCATCATCCATACGCGTAGCCATGTTATTGTCCCTCCTTTACATGGGCCGCGCTGTGTTCCGGATATGGTGGCACGACCCCTTTCATCCGAACCCGTACAATATGACCAAAAATGATGACGCTAAGCGTTAAGGGCAAAACCACTAAATGCATCCCAACCATTTGCCCGGCATTGGGCAAGTTAATCCACCCAAGTCCCAGAGCATTCAAACCATCTTTCGCTTGCACCGCATTCCACTGCGAGTAAAAATCTCCATTAATCAAAAATCCGGTGAAAGCTGTCGGGATAGCAATTAACATAGCCAATGCGCCTAATAACCACGTTTCATGCCGGCCGCCCCGCCATGCTCCGGTAAAGAACACCCGCCATAAATGCAGCATCATGAAAAAGAAAAACGCTTGAACCGCCCAGAAATGGGTTGCAGCCACAAATCGCATTGGTCCATTATAAGACCAGCTGGCCGGGCCATTAGCGGCCAAAATCACACCGGAAAGAATTAAAACAACAAAACTTGATGCTGTTAAAGACCCTAACATGTACATAAAACCTTGAGCATATTCAGGCATTGTCTCCGGCAACCAGGTATCTACAGATAATACCGCTGCACTTGTTTTGCGAGCAAAGGTTGTCCAGTTCGCCATTTTTGATTCCTCCTCCGTCTTTCGCGGATTCCATCCTAATGCCGTTTACCCGGCCACAATAGAGCCGTTACAAATGTTAATAAGAACAATATCTCGACGATGTAATTACCCGTTGCTGTTGTCACCAGACTCATCTCCTTTAACTCGTCAACTCGTTAATCCCGACTTGTTGTAACATGTCCTGATATCCTTCTTGATATTCACAATTCTGGAGAACTTCGCTATCACAGCTGCTTTTTGGTGACAGTTTTAGTGTAGAAGAAGCTTAGAACAACTATCAGATGCAGAAGGTCCTTCTTAGATGGAACTGTCGATATGAAGTAATAGGGCCATATGGTCCCGTGACCTCACTCAAAGGAACTACAAATCGTATGAACTCGCTAAGGTCAGGATTACAAAAGTCTCCAGCAGGTTTTTAGAAGCTTATGACCGTTCAAAATCCAGGCCATCGCTATCTTTATATTTTTTAAATTCACGATCTCTTAAGCATCCTTCATAGAAATTACAAGTCAGTTCTGGAAAAATTAAGATCCATTAAGAGAGATAATATAAAACCAAATCATTCTTCTAATTCCCATGAATAGGTCCTTTTCTGCTATGGGCTAGCATCTTTACCGTGCAATGATTACGATTTTCTAGCTCTCTTCACCCATTACCTGTCGAATTTGGACATCAAAGCACCGATATTGTCGATGACAATCCCATAACGGTTCAAAAAGCTATGTAACCATTTCCATCATGCTTGCGTTACTCTATGTAGAAGATGGAAATTTTGGATGAAGTTATCGCTGATATGGCAGGTGATTGGTTAATGCTTGAAAGTCGAACAGCAAAACACAAGACGCATCATGGATGGCATTATTTATGGACTGTTCCCTTAATCGCAGCGGGAGTGATTCTCTATGGGTTCTGGCCAAGAGCCAGTGTTACGGCCAGTGCCAATGCTCTGGCTAATTTATCGTTAAATGGAAACCTTGCTTCAGCCATTGCAATGGGCCCTCATGGCCAAAAAGTCAAATTGACAGCTAAAAATGGTCAATTATGGCCTCTATCATCAATGGAAGCAGGAGTTCCTTATACGATTCGTTTGCAGATTACTGGACCATCCTGGTGGCCTTTCGGTCCCACAACGATCTCAAAAACTGTGGTCACACCGCAAGATCCTATTGTTACGGCTAAGGAGCTCACGGTAATTCCTGGCCACCCTATTGCCCTATCCTTATCATCGCCTGCATCCATCTTGCATATCATTATGAACGATCGTCAACGAGCCATTATTCGCTCAACCGTCCCTCAATCAATTTATTCGATCCATAGCCCCGGAACTGCTCCAGGAGAACAAGGCACATTGACTGTTCAGACGCAAGCAAGGGCGTGGGAAAGTGTCTCAACCCCCAAAACACTGAGTTGGCGAACACCCAATTGGCTCAAGGTCGTCGCTTCTCCCAATGTCAATCTTCCCATTGGCCTGACGCAACCTTTAACCTTGACCTTTTCACACGCTATCGAACAAAGTCACCTGAGTCCCAAAATTAGTCCTCAAATTGCAGGCCAATGGATTTGGAAAAGTCCCACCACTGAGCAATTTATTCCCGCATCAGCATGGGGGTATGGACCAGATCAAGTCGTGAACGTCACCATCCCCGGCGGGCCACAAGGTTATCATAGTGCCCAGGGAGCCTATTTTCCTAATAACGTAACCATTTCATGGTCAACAGCTCCAGGTTCAACCTTGCGACTTCAGGAATTATTAGCCAAGCTGGGCTACCTTCCGTTAAAATGGATTCCTAATACCCCGGTGCCTGATACATTACCGGCTCAAATAGCGGCCATGATGAATGCTCCCTCTGGCCAATTTCAATGGCAATACTCGAATACGCCAGCCACACTTCAATCATTTTGGGTACCAGGGCAATATACGGTGATGGTCAAAGGAGCAGTTATGAATTTTGAACGGGTTCATAATCTACCAGTCGACGGAATCGCAGGACCTCAAGTGTGGAAAGATCTTATTCAGGCCGATTTGGGCGATCAAATGAATCCCGATGGATATTCATATGTCTATGTCTCAGAAAACCTTCCCGAAACCTTGACATTATGGCATAACGGTCAAATTGTTCTTAAGTCATTGGCCAACACGGGAATCCCTCAGTCGCCCACGTATATTGGGACCTATCCCGTTTATCAGCGTTATTTATCCCAAACCATGCAAGGTGTCAATCCTAATGGGGTGCCCTATTACGATCCTGGTGTACCCTATGTCAATTATTTCAAAGGTGGTGACGCCGTCCATGGATTTCCTCGGGCAAAATATGGATTCCCTCAAAGTTTGGGATGTGTCGAACTTCCGATTCCTATAGCGGCTAAAGTCTGGCCATATTTGCATTACGGCACTCTGGTCACGGTGGCCCCACCGACGTCCCAGTCCTCTTCGTCCTCTGCTGCCGCTAGTTAAACCCGGTCTCTTTTGACTATCGATATGGTCCTATTTCTGACCAGATGGCCCATCAGATGTACGCCATCTGGTCATAGTTTTTTCGCCAAAATTTCGCGTTAATGAATATGAGAGTAACTTATGGAGAAACTGGGTGACATGTCATGCAAAGCGTCGCAAAAACTCATACGTCTACTCGGCACCATTCGTCGCGGCGCTCTTCGCACGTCTGGCCATGGCATGAGTGGGCATTAAAACATATGGAACCAGCCAAAGCCGCTTCGATTTTAGATTTGGGATGTGGCAAAGGACATATGGCTCGCAGTTTAATATCAGAAATGGGACCGTATGGAGAAATTGTTGCTGTCGATCCCTCTCCTGAACTGCTTCATGAAGCGGAAAACCGTTCCCAAAGCGACATGGAGCGCCGCATCCAATGGATGATGGGGACGCATCATCATGTGTTTTATCCCGACAACAGCTTTGATCGGATATTAACCGAATTCATTTTGGATGCTTATTATGCCGATGACATTCTCCAGGAAGTTCAACGCCTTATCTGTGATCGTGGACGTGTTGTCTTTTTATGTTATGGAACACCAACTAATCATTTAGCTCGTTTAGCCCGGAGGTTATGGCATTGGATTGTGTCTTATCACCGTTTTGTTGGACTACCTAGCCGGAACTTTTTAAATAATCCTATCGACATTCAGCAGTTAACACGCCTCTTGCCATCCTACAATTTTCAAATCATCAGCTGGCAACAATGGCTGGGTGGGTTTATTTATGGGTTAACCGTTGAATATCACGAACCTAGCACCACAATGAAAATTGATCAAAGTCCTACTCGCATCCAGTAAATGCTCTATATGACTGTTCTCGCCGCCTTTTTTCGCACAATACCCCATTTTGTCCATTTTCTATGCGTTCTTATGATATTGGCAGGCAGCAACTCATGCACAATATTTTGTCAACTCGAAGACCGTAAAGTTTGATAAAATATGTGAATAAAGGGGTATTAAGAGGAAGAGGGATGGGCTTATGGGCTGGACATTTATTGTTTTTTTCCCATTCATGGTGACCATGATGGTTCTAGCTGCCAGTACAGCATTTTACCATCATTCCTCACGTTCACGTGATGACGATCTGTTCT
The Sulfobacillus thermosulfidooxidans DNA segment above includes these coding regions:
- a CDS encoding L,D-transpeptidase family protein; translated protein: MLESRTAKHKTHHGWHYLWTVPLIAAGVILYGFWPRASVTASANALANLSLNGNLASAIAMGPHGQKVKLTAKNGQLWPLSSMEAGVPYTIRLQITGPSWWPFGPTTISKTVVTPQDPIVTAKELTVIPGHPIALSLSSPASILHIIMNDRQRAIIRSTVPQSIYSIHSPGTAPGEQGTLTVQTQARAWESVSTPKTLSWRTPNWLKVVASPNVNLPIGLTQPLTLTFSHAIEQSHLSPKISPQIAGQWIWKSPTTEQFIPASAWGYGPDQVVNVTIPGGPQGYHSAQGAYFPNNVTISWSTAPGSTLRLQELLAKLGYLPLKWIPNTPVPDTLPAQIAAMMNAPSGQFQWQYSNTPATLQSFWVPGQYTVMVKGAVMNFERVHNLPVDGIAGPQVWKDLIQADLGDQMNPDGYSYVYVSENLPETLTLWHNGQIVLKSLANTGIPQSPTYIGTYPVYQRYLSQTMQGVNPNGVPYYDPGVPYVNYFKGGDAVHGFPRAKYGFPQSLGCVELPIPIAAKVWPYLHYGTLVTVAPPTSQSSSSSAAAS
- a CDS encoding class I SAM-dependent methyltransferase; translation: MQSVAKTHTSTRHHSSRRSSHVWPWHEWALKHMEPAKAASILDLGCGKGHMARSLISEMGPYGEIVAVDPSPELLHEAENRSQSDMERRIQWMMGTHHHVFYPDNSFDRILTEFILDAYYADDILQEVQRLICDRGRVVFLCYGTPTNHLARLARRLWHWIVSYHRFVGLPSRNFLNNPIDIQQLTRLLPSYNFQIISWQQWLGGFIYGLTVEYHEPSTTMKIDQSPTRIQ
- a CDS encoding cytochrome b N-terminal domain-containing protein — protein: MANWTTFARKTSAAVLSVDTWLPETMPEYAQGFMYMLGSLTASSFVVLILSGVILAANGPASWSYNGPMRFVAATHFWAVQAFFFFMMLHLWRVFFTGAWRGGRHETWLLGALAMLIAIPTAFTGFLINGDFYSQWNAVQAKDGLNALGLGWINLPNAGQMVGMHLVVLPLTLSVIIFGHIVRVRMKGVVPPYPEHSAAHVKEGQ